A single genomic interval of Streptomyces sp. NBC_00663 harbors:
- a CDS encoding WbqC family protein, whose protein sequence is MCAIHQPNLFPRLSTLAKLYAADRWIVLDDVQFARRDYQHRARLAAPADPDRQQWLTLPAHLPHGRPTLINQARLADPSRSRRVVSLLIRQYYGRSRQWPATRSRHRPRRFRRHRTHL, encoded by the coding sequence GTGTGCGCGATCCACCAGCCAAACCTCTTCCCGAGGCTGTCCACCCTGGCCAAGCTCTACGCCGCCGACCGGTGGATCGTCCTCGACGACGTCCAGTTCGCCCGCCGCGACTACCAACACCGCGCCCGCCTCGCCGCCCCGGCCGATCCCGACCGGCAGCAATGGCTCACCCTGCCCGCCCACCTGCCCCACGGACGCCCCACACTGATCAACCAGGCACGGCTCGCCGACCCCAGCCGCTCCCGCCGCGTGGTCAGCCTGCTGATTCGCCAGTACTACGGGCGCAGCCGTCAGTGGCCTGCAACGCGTTCTCGACATCGTCCTCGACGCTTTCGACGGCACCGAACTCACCTGTGA
- a CDS encoding LamG domain-containing protein, whose protein sequence is MVGALAGALLASLAGTAHAVDNLPPKQPLVEDLQSGSKPCATGDDTVYVPTPPRLSAVLYDPEEDNQPSESSPLTGEFEAWWTDADGTAQRRSYTTITLSSGMRQYWTMPSDLPANTPISWHVRANDGLATSPWSDEGEGSVCSFIYDDTNPETPTISSPEYPTPDEVFWVDGVGVYGHFTVDSPSDDVVSYAYSFLGGPNGTVTAEPHGAAVTIPYLPLTAGPKYLTVRAVDRSGRSSSQARYDFNVKSGRAPVARWKLDDPVGSRSAAAEPGTPARAGSAVTFGGPAPAGTAISGTAALDGSGHGFLTPDVPVGDLRETFAVSAWVRPAETGRTMTVASQDADAGPGFTLGLRAKDSGPVWSFAIGGARVSGGAPETGEWAHLLGQYDAETGKAHLYVNGHEVGDAVAATPAEAAGAFQIGRARGTTGYRDRWHGDVGDLRVHDRVVVPDEVSELAWRKPTLLGHWSLSNATDGASPEQSDGSPLHLADGASIYHASDDSCIPEIDPDCTYVPPPLVGDGHLSLDGDSGYATAEGPVVDTGDSFTVGAVVRLADAAPAHPMTVLSQAGEHTDAFKVRYDPSTYSWQLVMPERDEAGAPEKVVSRITGADGGEGQGHQLTVVYDDATDTIKLYLDGYTSATATADLPDGWHSSGALQIGRGKVGDGWGEYLHGDVDEVQAYAGALRDKDIVSLGRETNPCLC, encoded by the coding sequence GTGGTGGGAGCCTTGGCGGGGGCGCTGCTCGCGAGCCTTGCCGGCACAGCGCACGCCGTGGACAACCTGCCGCCCAAGCAGCCGCTCGTCGAGGATCTCCAGTCGGGCAGCAAGCCTTGCGCGACGGGGGACGACACCGTGTATGTTCCGACTCCTCCCAGGCTGAGCGCCGTACTGTACGACCCGGAGGAGGACAACCAGCCCTCGGAATCCAGCCCCCTCACTGGCGAGTTCGAGGCCTGGTGGACGGACGCGGACGGCACGGCCCAGCGCCGCTCCTACACCACCATCACCCTGTCGTCGGGAATGCGCCAGTACTGGACGATGCCGAGCGATCTTCCCGCGAACACCCCCATCTCCTGGCACGTGCGCGCCAACGACGGCCTCGCCACCTCCCCTTGGAGCGATGAGGGCGAAGGGTCGGTCTGCTCGTTCATCTACGACGACACGAACCCCGAGACGCCCACGATCAGCTCCCCCGAATACCCCACCCCCGACGAGGTGTTCTGGGTGGACGGCGTGGGTGTCTACGGCCACTTCACCGTCGACTCGCCCTCCGACGACGTGGTGTCGTACGCCTACAGCTTTCTCGGTGGCCCCAACGGCACCGTCACCGCCGAACCTCACGGCGCCGCCGTAACCATCCCCTACCTGCCACTCACCGCCGGCCCCAAGTACCTGACGGTCCGCGCCGTCGACCGGTCCGGCCGCAGCAGCTCCCAGGCCCGGTACGACTTCAACGTGAAGTCCGGCCGGGCGCCCGTAGCCCGCTGGAAGCTGGACGACCCGGTCGGGTCCCGTTCGGCAGCCGCCGAGCCGGGTACCCCTGCCCGCGCCGGCAGCGCCGTCACCTTCGGTGGCCCGGCACCCGCTGGCACCGCGATCTCCGGCACGGCCGCCCTGGACGGCAGCGGACACGGCTTCCTCACCCCGGACGTCCCGGTCGGCGACCTGCGCGAGACGTTCGCCGTCAGCGCCTGGGTACGGCCCGCCGAGACCGGCCGCACCATGACCGTCGCCAGCCAGGACGCGGACGCGGGGCCCGGGTTCACTCTCGGGCTGCGCGCGAAGGACTCCGGCCCCGTGTGGTCGTTCGCCATCGGAGGAGCGCGCGTGTCCGGCGGCGCCCCGGAGACGGGGGAGTGGGCCCACCTGCTGGGGCAGTACGACGCCGAGACCGGAAAGGCCCACCTGTACGTCAACGGTCACGAGGTGGGAGACGCGGTGGCGGCGACGCCCGCCGAAGCCGCCGGTGCCTTCCAGATCGGACGTGCGCGCGGCACCACCGGCTACCGCGACCGCTGGCACGGTGACGTCGGCGACCTACGGGTCCACGACCGCGTCGTCGTACCGGACGAGGTCAGCGAACTGGCCTGGCGCAAGCCGACGTTGCTCGGCCACTGGTCTCTGTCGAACGCCACGGACGGCGCCAGCCCCGAGCAGTCGGACGGATCGCCGCTGCACCTCGCCGACGGCGCCTCGATCTACCACGCTTCGGACGACTCCTGCATTCCGGAGATCGACCCGGACTGCACCTACGTACCGCCGCCGCTGGTCGGCGACGGGCACCTTTCCCTCGACGGCGACAGCGGCTACGCCACCGCTGAGGGGCCCGTCGTGGACACCGGCGACAGCTTCACCGTCGGTGCCGTCGTCCGCCTCGCCGACGCCGCCCCCGCCCACCCGATGACCGTCCTCTCCCAGGCCGGGGAGCACACCGACGCCTTCAAGGTGCGCTACGACCCGTCCACCTACAGCTGGCAGCTGGTGATGCCCGAACGGGACGAGGCCGGCGCGCCTGAGAAGGTCGTCTCCCGGATCACGGGCGCCGACGGCGGCGAGGGCCAGGGGCACCAGCTCACCGTGGTCTACGACGACGCCACCGACACCATCAAGCTCTACCTGGACGGATACACCAGCGCCACGGCCACCGCCGACCTCCCCGACGGCTGGCACAGCTCCGGTGCGCTACAGATCGGCAGGGGAAAGGTCGGCGACGGCTGGGGCGAGTACCTTCATGGCGACGTGGACGAGGTGCAGGCCTACGCCGGTGCCCTGCGGGACAAGGACATCGTGAGCCTGGGCCGGGAGACGAACCCCTGCCTGTGCTGA
- a CDS encoding MMPL family transporter: MLSKALLRLGASAARHPWRVIAAWVIAATLAVLAAVAFGGRTADSMTAPGLDSQGAAELIERAGTGQEGMTAQVVVTPLDDGATFFDDDGARTALTRLRAEVQRLPHVLGASDPAGALDAGGETAVRGGLVSADGRIAVVRVQYPDQSRLSAADLDALVDLGDRLRAELPLRIEMGGNLFYVFSDPDGGVSELIGLLAAAAILFLAFGSLVAAALPIGMAVFGLTVGVATMTVLAGVTDVPTFAPVLGSMVGLGVGIDYALFVLARHREYLARGLDPREAAGRAVATAGRPVVFAGGTVVVSILGLAVANVPFMTVGGLAVSIVVLIMVVASVTLLPAFLGVAGPLLARAGRIGRALQAGWSGRIGRRRDTAAGAARTAGWRRWIGHVSRHPVPYAVGAAGLLLIATLPVLGLRVGLPDDGSLPRSRTERRAYDLVAEGFGPGTNGPLVIAADPAGDPGVLDRLVGAVAADPGIASVAPTHIDRATGIATLVVFPTTSPQDKATADTIARLRTDVLPTAIGHGPARAHVGGAAASLSDVGRRTSQRLPVFVAAVLAMSFLLLMLVFRSIVVPLKAVLLNLLSIGAAYGIMVAVFQWGWGGALIGLEATVPIVSFIPMFLFAILFGLSMDYEVFLLSRVREEYLRTGDNGTAIVEGVSRTARIITSAALIMVAVFLSFAVADDPSAKMFGLGLATAIFIDATVVRMVLVPATMTLLGRANWWLPKWLDRMLPRGPVGTDDTDAESSGEALRPRLVDR; encoded by the coding sequence ATGCTCTCGAAAGCCCTGTTGCGCCTGGGCGCAAGCGCCGCCCGCCATCCCTGGCGGGTGATCGCGGCATGGGTGATCGCCGCCACGCTTGCCGTCCTCGCAGCCGTCGCCTTCGGCGGGCGGACCGCGGACTCGATGACCGCTCCGGGACTGGACTCCCAAGGGGCCGCGGAACTGATCGAGCGGGCAGGCACCGGCCAGGAGGGGATGACCGCCCAAGTGGTCGTCACCCCCCTCGACGACGGTGCCACGTTCTTCGACGACGACGGCGCGCGCACCGCTCTCACGCGGCTGCGGGCCGAGGTGCAGCGGCTGCCGCATGTGCTCGGCGCGAGCGACCCGGCGGGGGCGCTCGACGCGGGCGGGGAAACCGCCGTGCGCGGCGGCCTCGTCTCGGCCGACGGGCGGATCGCGGTCGTGCGGGTGCAGTACCCCGACCAGAGCCGGCTGTCGGCCGCAGACCTCGACGCCCTCGTCGATCTCGGCGACCGGCTGCGCGCCGAGCTGCCGCTGCGCATCGAGATGGGCGGGAACCTCTTCTACGTCTTCTCCGACCCCGACGGGGGCGTGAGCGAGCTGATCGGCCTCCTCGCCGCGGCCGCGATCCTGTTCCTGGCGTTCGGTTCGCTCGTCGCCGCCGCGCTGCCGATCGGCATGGCGGTCTTCGGTCTGACCGTCGGGGTTGCCACGATGACGGTACTGGCGGGGGTGACGGACGTCCCGACCTTCGCCCCTGTCCTGGGCAGCATGGTCGGGCTCGGAGTGGGCATCGACTACGCGCTGTTCGTGCTCGCCAGGCACCGGGAGTACCTCGCGCGCGGGCTCGATCCCCGCGAGGCGGCGGGCCGGGCGGTGGCCACGGCGGGCAGGCCCGTGGTCTTCGCCGGCGGCACCGTCGTGGTATCGATCCTCGGCCTGGCGGTCGCGAACGTACCGTTCATGACGGTGGGCGGGCTCGCCGTCTCGATCGTCGTTCTGATCATGGTGGTCGCGTCGGTGACGCTGCTGCCGGCCTTCCTCGGCGTGGCCGGCCCACTCCTGGCCCGGGCCGGCCGGATCGGCCGGGCACTTCAGGCCGGGTGGTCGGGCCGAATCGGCCGACGGCGTGACACGGCGGCGGGCGCCGCCCGCACCGCCGGGTGGCGTCGCTGGATCGGGCACGTCAGCCGGCACCCGGTGCCGTACGCGGTCGGCGCGGCGGGGCTGCTGCTGATCGCGACGCTGCCCGTGCTCGGCCTGCGCGTCGGTCTGCCCGACGACGGCTCACTCCCCCGCAGCCGTACCGAGCGCCGGGCCTACGATCTCGTCGCCGAGGGGTTCGGCCCGGGCACCAACGGTCCCCTCGTCATCGCCGCGGACCCCGCCGGTGATCCGGGAGTGCTGGACCGACTCGTCGGGGCGGTCGCGGCGGATCCGGGCATCGCATCCGTCGCGCCTACGCACATCGATCGGGCGACCGGCATCGCGACCCTCGTGGTGTTCCCGACCACCAGCCCTCAGGACAAGGCCACGGCCGACACCATCGCCCGGCTGCGTACCGACGTGCTGCCCACGGCGATCGGGCACGGCCCGGCCAGGGCCCACGTCGGCGGCGCCGCCGCGAGCCTGTCCGATGTGGGCCGACGCACCAGCCAACGCCTGCCGGTGTTCGTCGCCGCCGTGCTGGCGATGTCGTTCCTGCTGCTGATGCTGGTCTTCCGCTCGATCGTCGTACCGCTCAAGGCGGTACTGCTGAATCTGCTGAGCATCGGCGCGGCCTACGGCATCATGGTCGCGGTCTTCCAGTGGGGCTGGGGAGGCGCACTCATCGGGCTGGAAGCGACGGTTCCGATCGTGTCGTTCATCCCGATGTTCCTCTTCGCCATCCTGTTCGGCCTGTCGATGGACTACGAGGTGTTCCTCCTCTCCCGCGTACGCGAGGAGTACCTGCGCACCGGCGACAACGGCACGGCGATCGTCGAGGGCGTTTCGCGCACCGCCCGGATCATCACCTCGGCCGCCCTCATCATGGTGGCGGTCTTCCTGTCCTTCGCCGTCGCCGACGACCCCTCCGCCAAAATGTTCGGGCTCGGCCTGGCCACCGCGATCTTCATCGACGCCACGGTCGTACGCATGGTGCTGGTACCGGCGACGATGACGCTCCTCGGCCGGGCCAACTGGTGGCTGCCGAAGTGGCTGGACCGGATGCTTCCCCGCGGCCCGGTCGGCACCGACGACACCGACGCGGAATCCTCGGGTGAGGCCCTGCGTCCACGGCTGGTTGACCGTTGA
- a CDS encoding sensor histidine kinase, giving the protein MLRDDLRTLWTEPRPPDAPARVRRDWALLVAGLTAVALEAGLRENVVWRPVTVVFAVWLCLLPLWRRTRPLTMVTLAFGSVILLQLASLVAAPRGPVGLDTGAVVLVLVYALPRWGSGREIVLGGAVILATGALCSVTDETPIVENVAGFVFLLLPGVVGVAMRFRVTARQRQSEQVRSREREQLARELHDTVAHHVSAMVIIAQAGRVLAATDPSAAVEALEGVEEEGARTLEEMRAMVAALRDRGVGAELAPPAGVADLERLVRTPGGRLRVDLGLDGELDTLPPAVDAAVYRIVQESVTNAMRHAVDATELVVRVAAERHTVRVSVHDNGRRTGRGRDGYGLTGLRERATLLGGKLQAGPGADQGWQVEAELPRARSESGVHSRPRR; this is encoded by the coding sequence GTGCTCCGAGACGACCTGCGAACCCTGTGGACCGAACCCCGGCCGCCCGACGCGCCCGCCCGGGTGCGGCGGGACTGGGCGCTGCTCGTCGCGGGCCTTACCGCTGTGGCGCTGGAGGCCGGCCTGCGCGAGAACGTCGTGTGGCGGCCGGTGACGGTGGTGTTCGCCGTATGGCTGTGCCTGCTGCCCCTGTGGCGCCGGACCCGCCCACTGACGATGGTCACGCTGGCGTTCGGCTCGGTGATCCTGCTCCAGCTGGCCTCGCTCGTCGCCGCACCGCGCGGGCCCGTCGGCCTGGACACCGGCGCGGTCGTGCTTGTGCTGGTGTACGCGCTGCCCCGGTGGGGGTCGGGACGCGAGATCGTGCTGGGCGGTGCGGTGATCCTCGCGACCGGCGCGCTGTGTTCCGTCACGGACGAGACCCCGATCGTCGAAAACGTCGCGGGCTTCGTCTTCCTGCTGCTGCCCGGCGTGGTCGGAGTTGCCATGCGGTTCCGGGTGACCGCTCGCCAACGGCAGTCGGAGCAGGTGCGCTCCCGCGAACGCGAGCAGCTCGCCCGGGAACTGCACGACACGGTGGCCCACCACGTGTCGGCCATGGTGATCATCGCCCAGGCGGGCCGGGTGCTCGCGGCCACCGACCCGTCCGCCGCCGTCGAGGCGCTGGAGGGGGTCGAGGAGGAAGGGGCGCGCACGCTGGAGGAAATGCGCGCCATGGTCGCCGCGCTGCGCGACCGCGGGGTCGGCGCCGAGCTGGCGCCCCCTGCCGGAGTAGCGGACCTGGAGCGCCTGGTGCGTACCCCGGGTGGTCGCCTCAGGGTCGACCTGGGGCTCGACGGCGAACTGGACACGCTGCCTCCGGCCGTGGACGCGGCCGTCTACCGGATCGTGCAGGAGTCGGTGACCAACGCCATGCGCCATGCGGTCGACGCGACCGAGCTCGTCGTTCGGGTCGCCGCGGAACGGCACACGGTACGGGTGAGCGTGCACGACAACGGCCGACGCACCGGCCGGGGTCGCGACGGATACGGACTTACCGGACTGCGCGAGCGCGCGACCCTGCTCGGCGGCAAACTACAAGCCGGCCCCGGCGCCGACCAGGGCTGGCAGGTCGAAGCCGAACTGCCGAGAGCGAGGAGCGAGAGCGGTGTCCATTCGCGTCCTCGTCGCTGA
- a CDS encoding WD40 repeat domain-containing protein, producing MARRREIQNSTRTYEEMLQEQAAELNSMRVQAGSPSYRAIEKRAAALFADEKASLPPSTLSGLFSGDYAGRDRLLWLVRTLMSWDRYGQECEPPANGATELDEWHDRWTLTTRARPPRQRARGGDDGTVRLRQQLEPQRDKRAKTLAQRALARVLEEDLSLALPALVAEASVFAVAFSPDGEFLATGGSRGTVQLWNAVTRLPVGGPLTGHQGRIYGVAFSHDGSLIATGGTDKMVRLWDTATRQSASGPLGHPDEVKGLAFSHDGTLLATSSDDGIVRLWDTATRQPVGSPLKGHQGAVLMVAFSHDDTLIATGSADGTARLWDTATRQPVGEPLTGHQGGVWAVAFSADGNLLATGTAQVEARGTVRLWNLATHQLVDEPFGSDDQVWAVAFSPDNTLLATTSATGTVQLWDTVTRRPAARPLTGHHGDVNGVVFAPDGSLLATGGQDGTVRLWTTPAARGTSTTVSELSIPRSRG from the coding sequence ATGGCGCGGCGGCGCGAGATACAGAACAGCACGCGCACCTACGAGGAGATGTTGCAGGAACAGGCTGCGGAGCTGAACTCGATGAGGGTGCAGGCGGGCAGCCCGTCGTATCGGGCAATCGAGAAACGCGCCGCAGCACTGTTCGCCGACGAGAAGGCGTCCCTGCCGCCGTCTACTCTGAGCGGCCTGTTCTCTGGCGACTACGCGGGGCGTGACAGGCTGCTGTGGCTCGTACGCACTCTCATGTCCTGGGACAGGTACGGCCAGGAATGCGAGCCACCGGCCAACGGTGCGACCGAACTCGACGAATGGCACGACCGTTGGACGCTTACCACCAGGGCCAGACCACCACGCCAGCGCGCACGTGGCGGTGACGACGGGACGGTCCGGCTGAGGCAGCAGCTCGAGCCACAGCGCGATAAGCGCGCCAAAACCCTTGCTCAACGAGCCCTGGCGCGCGTTCTTGAAGAGGACTTGTCACTGGCATTACCTGCGCTCGTGGCGGAAGCTTCCGTCTTCGCGGTCGCGTTCTCACCTGACGGCGAATTCCTTGCCACCGGCGGCTCGCGCGGGACGGTCCAGCTGTGGAACGCGGTCACCCGTCTGCCCGTCGGCGGACCCCTCACCGGTCATCAAGGCCGGATCTACGGTGTGGCGTTTTCGCACGACGGCTCTCTCATCGCGACCGGCGGTACCGACAAGATGGTCCGGCTGTGGGACACGGCCACCCGCCAGTCGGCTAGCGGACCCCTCGGCCATCCGGACGAGGTGAAGGGTTTAGCGTTCTCGCACGACGGCACCCTGCTAGCCACCAGCAGCGACGATGGAATAGTCCGGCTGTGGGACACGGCCACCCGCCAGCCCGTCGGCAGTCCCCTCAAAGGTCATCAAGGTGCGGTCCTCATGGTGGCGTTCTCGCATGACGACACCCTCATCGCCACCGGCAGTGCCGACGGTACGGCCCGGCTGTGGGACACGGCCACCCGCCAGCCCGTCGGTGAGCCCCTTACTGGCCACCAAGGCGGGGTCTGGGCAGTGGCGTTCTCAGCCGACGGCAACCTGCTGGCTACTGGCACCGCACAGGTAGAGGCGCGCGGGACCGTACGACTGTGGAACCTGGCTACCCACCAACTCGTCGACGAGCCTTTCGGTTCTGACGACCAAGTCTGGGCAGTGGCCTTCTCACCGGACAACACACTGCTTGCCACCACCAGCGCCACGGGCACGGTTCAGCTGTGGGATACGGTCACCCGACGACCGGCCGCCAGACCTCTTACCGGCCACCACGGCGACGTCAACGGTGTGGTGTTCGCGCCAGACGGCAGCCTATTGGCCACCGGCGGCCAGGACGGGACGGTGCGGCTATGGACAACACCCGCAGCCCGAGGAACATCAACCACGGTCTCTGAATTGAGCATTCCTCGATCACGTGGATAA
- a CDS encoding WbqC family protein: MACNAFSTSSSTLSTAPNSPVTSRGPRLSPCTVLGWQGEVVDSSTIQARDGRSQRLADLAAATRSTHYLCGTGGLRYHDTGPFHPHSIRVLPFHVPVEGRLWQSARRISGLWALGEIGPRGLASELTALGDLPGGKRSRERAECLGE, encoded by the coding sequence GTGGCCTGCAACGCGTTCTCGACATCGTCCTCGACGCTTTCGACGGCACCGAACTCACCTGTGACGTCGCGAGGTCCTCGACTCTCGCCTTGCACGGTCCTTGGCTGGCAGGGCGAGGTCGTGGACAGCAGTACGATCCAGGCGCGGGACGGCCGCTCGCAGCGATTGGCCGATCTCGCGGCGGCTACCCGCAGTACCCACTACCTGTGCGGCACCGGCGGTCTGCGGTACCACGACACCGGCCCGTTCCATCCACACAGCATCCGCGTGCTGCCCTTTCACGTCCCTGTAGAGGGTCGACTCTGGCAGTCCGCCCGGCGTATCAGCGGCTTGTGGGCGCTTGGAGAAATCGGTCCTCGCGGATTAGCGAGCGAACTCACCGCGCTAGGAGATCTCCCAGGCGGGAAGCGGTCACGTGAGCGAGCTGAATGCCTGGGGGAGTAG
- a CDS encoding transposase family protein has product MVIHPAALDLPHALVEWVTMLIVTHEGDRRCKLRPSQRAMVALVYLREHTTLAKIATGFGISESTAHAYTNAVVDLLAARAPGLLKTLREHDPDFILLDGTLAECDRVGDGRADYSHKHRRHGVNVQVVTDPNGQLLWLSPTLPGRTHDLTAARTHRIIRICERQGVPILADLAYQGAGAWLTTGIKRRPLQELTPTEKTLNQALAAARAPVERGVARLKSWRIFRRSRCSPNRMTSIAKAILTLEQQR; this is encoded by the coding sequence TTGGTCATCCATCCTGCCGCACTCGACCTGCCACATGCACTCGTGGAGTGGGTAACCATGCTGATCGTCACCCATGAGGGCGACCGGCGCTGCAAGCTCCGTCCGTCTCAGCGCGCGATGGTGGCACTGGTGTACCTGCGCGAACACACCACTCTCGCGAAGATCGCCACCGGATTCGGGATCAGCGAGTCCACCGCCCATGCCTACACCAACGCGGTCGTCGACCTGCTCGCCGCACGTGCACCGGGGCTGTTGAAGACGCTGCGCGAGCACGATCCCGACTTCATCCTGCTCGACGGCACCCTCGCCGAGTGCGACCGAGTCGGCGACGGCCGGGCCGACTACTCCCACAAACACCGACGCCACGGCGTGAACGTGCAGGTCGTCACCGACCCCAACGGCCAGCTGCTGTGGCTCTCACCCACCCTGCCGGGCCGCACCCACGACCTGACCGCGGCCCGCACCCACCGCATCATCCGGATCTGTGAACGCCAGGGCGTTCCCATTCTGGCCGATCTTGCCTACCAGGGTGCCGGCGCGTGGCTGACCACCGGCATCAAGCGCAGGCCCCTGCAGGAACTCACCCCCACCGAAAAGACCCTCAATCAAGCACTGGCCGCAGCGCGAGCACCTGTCGAACGCGGCGTCGCGAGGCTGAAGTCCTGGCGGATCTTCCGCAGATCCCGATGCAGCCCCAACCGCATGACGTCAATCGCCAAAGCCATCCTCACCCTGGAGCAGCAACGCTGA